One Mercurialis annua linkage group LG3, ddMerAnnu1.2, whole genome shotgun sequence DNA window includes the following coding sequences:
- the LOC126672860 gene encoding pentatricopeptide repeat-containing protein PNM1, mitochondrial: protein IKMPPLTSLHLRRLLHHYHLYPPPPPPSYFSPFFAPTLLRKLPFLPPSLSKPFSYSTQTLTTNTNDPQPNPVAQSISTELTRNPDSDSLSISQTLNLHFSHITNSITPSLIHQTLDLSPDAGRTVLGFHHWLAKTANFNHTDETVSFFIDYFGRRKDFQTTHELLFDNRDVIGSKSFESMVNRLVRAGRASKVVGFFDRMERDYGFKRDRDNLRLVVKLLCENGYASYAEKLVKSLANEIFPDEIICDLLIKGWCVDGKLDEAKRLAGEMFRGGFEIGTVAYNAILDCVYKLCREKDPFRIGSEVENVLVEMDTRGVPRNVETFNVLITHLCKMRKTQDALNLFNRMREFGCDPDETTFLVLIRSLYQAARVGEGDEMIDRMKSAGYANKLDRKAYYGFLKILCGIERVEHAMSVFEMMKADGCKPGIKSYDLLIGKWCAHNRIDKGNALFNEALSNGVAVTPKEYKVDEKFLKKPKAVKKEKKRETLPEKTARKRRRLKQIRLSFVKKPKKMAHR from the coding sequence ataaaaatgccaCCGTTAACCTCTCTCCATCTCCGCCGTCTCCTCCACCATTACCACCTCTatccaccgccgccgccgccgtcaTATTTCTCTCCCTTCTTTGCCCCTACCCTCCTCCGCAAATTGCCATTTTTACCACCGTCACTCTCTAAACCCTTCTCCTATTCCACCCAAACCCTAACCACCAACACAAACGACCCACAACCCAATCCGGTCGCCCAATCAATATCAACCGAATTAACCCGAAACCCAGATTCAGATTCCCTCTCAATTTCTCAAACCCTAAACCTTCACTTCTCTCACATCACCAATTCAATTACCCCATCTTTAATCCATCAAACACTCGATCTCTCCCCTGATGCTGGCCGTACAGTTTTAGGGTTTCATCACTGGCTTGCTAAAACTGCAAATTTTAATCACACTGATGAAACTGTGTCgttttttattgattattttggTAGAAGGAAGGATTTTCAAACTACCCATGAGTTACTTTTTGATAACAGAGATGTCATTGGTTCTAAAAGCTTTGAATCAATGGTTAATCGCCTTGTTCGTGCCGGTCGGGCGAGTAAGGTGGTCGGGTTTTTCGATAGGATGGAGAGGGACTATGGGTTTAAGAGAGATAGGGATAATCTGAGGCTGGTAGTTAAATTGTTGTGTGAAAATGGGTATGCTAGTTATGCTGAGAAGCTTGTGAAAAGCTTGGCAAATGAGATATTTCCTGATGAGATTATTTGTGATTTGTTGATTAAAGGTTGGTGTGTTGATGGGAAACTTGATGAGGCTAAAAGATTAGCTGGGGAGATGTTTAGAGGTGGGTTTGAGATTGGTACGGTGGCTTACAATGCGATTCTTGATTGTGTTTATAAGCTTTGTAGGGAGAAGGATCCTTTTAGAATTGGGTCTGAGGTTGAGAATGTTTTGGTGGAAATGGATACTCGTGGCGTTCCGAGAAATGTGGAGACTTTTAATGTGTTAATTACTCATTTATGCAAAATGAGGAAAACTCAAGATGCGCTGAATTTGTTTAATAGGATGAGGGAATTCGGATGTGATCCTGATGAGACTACGTTTCTTGTTTTGATTCGGAGTTTATATCAGGCTGCTAGGGTTGGTGAGGGGGATGAGATGATTGATAGAATGAAGAGTGCAGGGTATGCTAATAAGCTTGATAGAAAGGCTTATTatggatttttgaaaattcTGTGCGGTATTGAGAGGGTTGAGCACGCGATGAGTGTGTTTGAGATGATGAAGGCGGATGGATGTAAACCTGGGATAAAGAGTTACGATTTATTGATAGGGAAATGGTGTGCTCATAATCGTATCGATAAGGGAAATGCTCTGTTTAATGAGGCTTTGAGTAATGGAGTGGCGGTGACACCTAAGGAATATAAGGTGGATGAGAAGTTTCTGAAGAAGCCTAAGGctgtgaaaaaagaaaaaaagagggAGACATTGCCTGAGAAAACTGCGAGGAAGAGGAGGCGGCTAAAGCAGATTAGACTGAGTTTTGTGAAGAAGCCAAAGAAAATGGCTCATCGCTGA
- the LOC126675313 gene encoding COBRA-like protein 4, producing MTMVANKSAYPSHNIEFQARKCQHLKKRNIFSEVKFIFLVTLAFLMLPYADAYDPLDPNGNITIKWDVVSWTADGYVATVTMNNFQLYRHIMSPGWTLSWSWAKKEVIWAMNGAQATEQGDCSKFKGNIPHSCKKTPTVVDLLPGVPYNQQFSNCCKGGVVAAWGQDPSASVSAFQVSVGLAGTTNKTVKLPKNFTLLGPGPGYTCGPAKVVPSTVFLTPDRRRKTQALMTWNVTCTYSQFLASKNPTCCVSFSSFYNETITPCPSCACGCQNKKNCITSNSKAAHRKGVNTPKKDNSPLLQCTHHMCPVRVHWHVKTNYKDYWRSKVAVTNFNYRMNYTQWTLVIQHPNLNNVTQVFSFDYKPLVPYESINDTGMFYGMKFYNDLLMEAGPFGNVQSEVLLRKDKNTFTLKQGWAFPRKVYFNGDECKLPPPDAYPYLPNSAYRRSSLTYLTVAASLLLILLSAW from the exons ATGACGATGGTCGCGAATAAATCTGCGTATCCATCTCATAATATTGAATTCCAGGCAAGAAAGTGTCAACATTTGAAGAAACGGAATATATTTTCGgaagtaaaatttattttcttggtTACTTTAGCTTTCTTGATGTTGCCTTATGCAG ATGCATATGATCCACTAGATCCTAATGGGAATATAACCATCAAATGGGATGTAGTGTCTTGGACAGCAGATGGTTATGTG GCCACGGTGACGATGaacaattttcaattgtaccgaCACATAATGAGCCCAGGCTGGACTCTGTCATGGTCATGGGCTAAAAAGGAAGTGATATGGGCAATGAATGGAGCTCAAGCTACAGAGCAAGGAGATTGTTCTAAGTTCAAAGGGAACATACCGCATAGCTGCAAGAAAACTCCGACAGTTGTTGATTTGCTCCCTGGAGTTCCTTACAATCAGCAATTCAGTAATTGTTGTAAAGGTGGTGTAGTGGCAGCCTGGGGACAGGATCCTTCAGCTTCAGTTTCAGCCTTTCAGGTAAGTGTCGGACTTGCCGGAACCACGAATAAAACTGTGAAACTGCCTAAGAATTTCACTCTGCTCGGTCCGGGACCTGGCTACACTTGTGGACCTGCAAAGGTTGTGCCTTCCACCGTATTCCTCACGCCTGATCGTAGGCGAAAAACACAAGCTCTCA TGACATGGAATGTTACATGTACTTACTCACAGTTTCTAGCCTCGAAAAATCCAACCTGTTGCGTGTCTTTCTCTTCGTTCTACAACGAAACGATCACTCCTTGCCCTTCTTGTGCATGTGGCTGCCAGAACAAAAAAAACTGTATCAC GAGTAACTCGAAAGCAGCACACAGGAAAGGCGTAAACACCCCTAAGAAAGACAATTCACCATTGCTGCAATGTACACATCATATGTGTCCAGTTCGTGTACATTGGCATGTAAAAACCAATTATAAAGACTACTGGCGTTCAAAGGTTGCTGTTACTAATTTTAACTACCGGATGAACTATACACAGTGGACACTCGTCATTCAGCATCCGAATCTCAACAATGTTACCCAAGTCTTCAGCTTTGATTACAAGCCTCTCGTTCCCTATGAATCCATAA ATGACACAGGTATGTTCTATGGAATGAAGTTCTATAATGACCTGTTAATGGAAGCCGGTCCTTTCGGAAATGTTCAATCCGAAGTGCTTCTACGGAAAGACAAGAATACTTTTACCCTGAAGCAGGGGTGGGCATTTCCCAGAAAAGTATACTTCAATGGTGATGAATGCAAGCTACCGCCACCTGACGCATATCCATACCTGCCAAATTCTGCCTATAGAAGAAGTTCACTTACATATTTAACAGTTGCAGCTTCTTTGTTGCTGATTTTACTGTCAGCTTGGTGA
- the LOC126675314 gene encoding protein COBRA-like, giving the protein MDSSLSGSITKLSILVLFFLSFFTFTPSEAYDALDPNGNITIKWDVINWTPDGYVAVVTMFNFQQYRHIQAPGWTLGWTWTKKEVIWGMVGGQTTEQGDCSKFKGNIPHCCKKDPTVVDLLPGTPYNQQIANCCKGGVINSWAQDPGNAVSSFQVSVGGAGTSNKTVRLPKNFTLKAPGPGYTCGPAKVVKSTKFISADKRRVTQALMTWNVTCTYSQFLAQKTPTCCVSLSSFYNDTLVGCPTCACGCQNKTAGPGHCVDPDTPHLASVVAPTKTDNAPLVQCTSHMCPIRIHWHVKVNYKEYWRVKVSITNFNYRMNYTQWNLVVQHPNFDNLTQIFSFNYKSLTPYDGLNDTAMLWGVKFYNDLLSQAGALGNVQSELLFRKDPSTFTFDKGWAFPRRIYFNGDNCVMPPPDAYPWSPNDSSKPLFSLFLPVLSFLVYIVFFSNHM; this is encoded by the exons ATGGATTCATCACTCTCTGGATCCATTACCAAACTCTCCATTTtggttcttttttttctttcttttttcactTTCACTCCTTCAG AAGCTTATGATGCACTTGATCCCAATGGAAACATTACTATCAAATGGGATGTCATAAACTGGACTCCAGATGGCTATGTT GCGGTTGTTACGATGTTTAACTTCCAGCAATATCGTCACATTCAGGCACCGGGTTGGACATTGGGGTGGACATGGACAAAGAAGGAAGTCATCTGGGGCATGGTTGGAGGACAAACCACAGAGCAAGGAGATTGTTCAAAGTTTAAAGGAAATATTCCACATTGCTGTAAGAAGGATCCAACTGTTGTCGATTTGTTGCCAGGGACTCCTTACAACCAGCAAATTGCTAATTGCTGCAAAGGAGGAGTTATAAACTCATGGGCGCAAGACCCGGGTAATGCAGTAAGTTCCTTCCAAGTTAGTGTGGGTGGTGCGGGAACCTCTAACAAAACAGTTAGATTGCCAAAGAATTTCACCTTGAAAGCACCTGGGCCTGGATACACTTGTGGACCAGCAAAGGTCGTAAAATCAACCAAATTTATTTCTGCAGATAAGAGGAGAGTCACCCAAGCTTTGA TGACCTGGAATGTTACTTGTACATATTCACAATTCCTGGCTCAAAAGACGCCCACATGTTGTGTTTCTCTGTCTTCTTTCTACAATGACACGCTAGTAGGCTGCCCAACTTGTGCTTGTGGCTGTCAAAATAAGACGGCAGGACCAGGTCATTGCGTGGA TCCAGATACTCCGCATTTAGCCTCTGTGGTTGCTCCAACCAAAACTGACAATGCACCTTTGGTCCAGTGTACGAGCCATATGTGCCCAATCCGAATCCATTGGCATGTCAAGGTCAATTACAAGGAATACTGGCGGGTTAAGGTTTCAATCACCAATTTCAATTATAGGATGAACTACACACAATGGAATCTAGTTGTGCAGCACCCCAACTTTGATAACCTTACCCAGATTTTCAGCTTCAACTACAAGTCTTTAACTCCTTACGACGGATTAA ATGATACAGCCATGTTATGGGGAGTTAAGTTCTACAATGATCTGCTCTCACAAGCTGGCGCTCTTGGGAATGTACAGTCAGAGCTGCTTTTCCGAAAGGACCCATCAACTTTCACTTTCGATAAGGGTTGGGCTTTCCCAAGAAGGATTTATTTTAATGGTGATAATTGTGTAATGCCACCTCCCGATGCCTACCCATGGTCGCCAAACGACAGTTCGAAACCCTTATTCTCGCTGTTTCTTCCAGTCCTGTCATTCTTGGTGTATATTGTCTTCTTTTCCAATCACATGTGA
- the LOC126673780 gene encoding cleavage stimulation factor subunit 50 isoform X2 — protein sequence MLRGVNSTAMYDSGTLQPAAYGSTPAPRVTSVDFGAAHDTKGSSKNFPKHETRHLSEHKNIARCAKFSPDGRFVATGSADTSIKLFETSKIKQMILSDARDGPVRPVIRTFYDHIQPVNDIDFHPQNTVLISGAKDHTIKFFDFSKATAKKAFRVIQDTHNVRSVSFHPSGDFVLAGTDHQLPHLYDINTFQCYLSANAPEIKINGAINQVRYSSTGGMYVTASKDGAIRLWDGVTADCVRSIVGAHGTAEATSATFTKDQRFVLTCGKDSSVKLWEVGSGRLVKQYVGATHTQLRCQAVFNDTEEFVLSIDEPSNEVVVWDALTAEKVARLPSNHNGAPRWIEHSPTEAAFVSCGTDRSVRFWKETI from the exons ATGTTAAGAGGGGTTAATTCTACTGCAATGTATGATTCAGGAACGTTGCAGCCTGCAGCATATGGCTCGACCCCAGCTCCTCGTGTTACGTCTGTTGATTTTGG TGCTGCACATGACACAAAAGGCTCTTCAAAGAATTTTCCAAAGCATGAGACCCGACATCTTTCTGAACACAAG AATATTGCCAGATGTGCTAAATTTAGTCCTGATGGAAGGTTTGTTGCCACTGGAAGTGCGGACACATCAATTAAGCTCTTCGAG ACCTCAAAAATCAAGCAGATGATACTATCAGATGCCAGGGATGGCCCCGTTCGACCAGTCATACGAACATTTTATGACCATATACAA CCGGTAAATGATATAGACTTCCATCCTCAAAACACCGTTCTTATATCTGGAGCCAAGGATCACACGATAAA ATTCTTTGATTTTTCCAAAGCTACCGCAAAGAAAGCATTCAGGGTTATCCAG GATACTCACAACGTCCGTTCAGTGTCCTTTCATCCTTCTGGTGATTTCGTTCTTGCAG GAACTGATCATCAACTTCCACATTTGTATGATATCAATACATTTCAGTGCTATCTATCTGCTAATGCCCcagaaatcaaaattaatgGAGCCATTAATCAG GTGAGATATTCATCTACGGGTGGCATGTATGTGACAGCATCTAAAGATGGTGCTATTCGGTTGTGGGACGGGGTGACTGCTGATTGTGTGCGATCCATAGTTGGTGCACATGGAACAGCAGAGGCCACAAGTgcaacatttacaaaggatCAACG GTTTGTCCTCACTTGTGGCAAGGACTCTTCAGTTAAGCTGTGGGAGGTTGGCAGTGGAAGATTGGTCAAACAATACGTCGGAGCTACTCATACACAATTAAGGTGTCAG GCTGTTTTCAATGACACTGAAGAGTTTGTACTATCCATAGACGAACCAAGCAACGAG GTTGTTGTTTGGGATGCTCTAACAGCGGAGAAAGTTGCAAGGTTGCCGTCCAACCATAATGGTGCACCCCGGTGGATCGAGCACTCACCGACAGAGGCAGCATTTGTATCTTGTGGGACTGACAGGTCAGTCCGATTCTGGAAAGAAACTATTTAA
- the LOC126673780 gene encoding cleavage stimulation factor subunit 50 isoform X1 has translation MENKSSSLEQTLQDGKLHRHLNSLIVSHLRHSNLTQAASVVASATMTPLNVEFPPNKLLELVAKGLAAEKDEMLRGVNSTAMYDSGTLQPAAYGSTPAPRVTSVDFGAAHDTKGSSKNFPKHETRHLSEHKNIARCAKFSPDGRFVATGSADTSIKLFETSKIKQMILSDARDGPVRPVIRTFYDHIQPVNDIDFHPQNTVLISGAKDHTIKFFDFSKATAKKAFRVIQDTHNVRSVSFHPSGDFVLAGTDHQLPHLYDINTFQCYLSANAPEIKINGAINQVRYSSTGGMYVTASKDGAIRLWDGVTADCVRSIVGAHGTAEATSATFTKDQRFVLTCGKDSSVKLWEVGSGRLVKQYVGATHTQLRCQAVFNDTEEFVLSIDEPSNEVVVWDALTAEKVARLPSNHNGAPRWIEHSPTEAAFVSCGTDRSVRFWKETI, from the exons atGGAGAACAAGAGCAGCAGCTTGGAGCAGACACTGCAAGATGGGAAGCTTCATAGGCACCTTAACTCCCTCATTGTTTCCCATCTTCGTCACAGTAATCTCACTCAG GCTGCAAGTGTAGTTGCATCAGCTACAATGACACCTTTGAATGTTGAATTCCCTCCCAATAAACTTCTTGAGTTGGTTGCTAAG GGTCTTGCTGCAGAAAAAGATGAGATGTTAAGAGGGGTTAATTCTACTGCAATGTATGATTCAGGAACGTTGCAGCCTGCAGCATATGGCTCGACCCCAGCTCCTCGTGTTACGTCTGTTGATTTTGG TGCTGCACATGACACAAAAGGCTCTTCAAAGAATTTTCCAAAGCATGAGACCCGACATCTTTCTGAACACAAG AATATTGCCAGATGTGCTAAATTTAGTCCTGATGGAAGGTTTGTTGCCACTGGAAGTGCGGACACATCAATTAAGCTCTTCGAG ACCTCAAAAATCAAGCAGATGATACTATCAGATGCCAGGGATGGCCCCGTTCGACCAGTCATACGAACATTTTATGACCATATACAA CCGGTAAATGATATAGACTTCCATCCTCAAAACACCGTTCTTATATCTGGAGCCAAGGATCACACGATAAA ATTCTTTGATTTTTCCAAAGCTACCGCAAAGAAAGCATTCAGGGTTATCCAG GATACTCACAACGTCCGTTCAGTGTCCTTTCATCCTTCTGGTGATTTCGTTCTTGCAG GAACTGATCATCAACTTCCACATTTGTATGATATCAATACATTTCAGTGCTATCTATCTGCTAATGCCCcagaaatcaaaattaatgGAGCCATTAATCAG GTGAGATATTCATCTACGGGTGGCATGTATGTGACAGCATCTAAAGATGGTGCTATTCGGTTGTGGGACGGGGTGACTGCTGATTGTGTGCGATCCATAGTTGGTGCACATGGAACAGCAGAGGCCACAAGTgcaacatttacaaaggatCAACG GTTTGTCCTCACTTGTGGCAAGGACTCTTCAGTTAAGCTGTGGGAGGTTGGCAGTGGAAGATTGGTCAAACAATACGTCGGAGCTACTCATACACAATTAAGGTGTCAG GCTGTTTTCAATGACACTGAAGAGTTTGTACTATCCATAGACGAACCAAGCAACGAG GTTGTTGTTTGGGATGCTCTAACAGCGGAGAAAGTTGCAAGGTTGCCGTCCAACCATAATGGTGCACCCCGGTGGATCGAGCACTCACCGACAGAGGCAGCATTTGTATCTTGTGGGACTGACAGGTCAGTCCGATTCTGGAAAGAAACTATTTAA